The Staphylococcus sp. 17KM0847 DNA segment TTTTGATCCACATCCCTCTGTTGTATTAAATCCTAAACAAAAACGCACAACGTATCTTACACCACTTGATGATAAAATAGCGTTGTTACGTGAGCAGGGGATTGACTATTGTCTTGTTGTTAACTTCTCAAGTCGTTTTGCGGAAGTCCCACCGGATCGTTTTATCCAAGAGTATCTTGTGAACAATCATGTCCAAGTTGTTGTAGCAGGGTTTGACTTTACATTTGGCAAATATGGCAAAGGGAACATGGCAATGTTACAAGAGTATTGTGAAGAGATAGAATGTATCACGGTAGGCAAGCAAGATTTGAACGGTGAGAAGATTTCGACAACAGCAATTCGACAAGCACTGAAAAAAGGGCACCTCGCTGCTGCGAATGAAGCATTAGGCTACCGTTATCAAGTCAAAGGCACCGTCGTACAAGGAGAAAAGAGAGGACGTACGATTGGATTCCCAACAGCAAATATTCAATTAAGTGATGATTATTTGTTACCTACAAAAGGCGTCTATGCGGTTAGCTTGACCATGGGTGCAGGTCATAAAGTATATCGTGGCGTTTGTAATGTAGGTGTTAAACCAACATTTCATGATGATTTGCCACAGATTGTCATAGAAGTTAATATTTTTGACTTTGATGAAGATATTTACGGAGAGCGTGTTACGGTGACGTGGCATCACTATATTCGTCCTGAAATGAAGTTTGATGGTATTGATCCTCTTGTTGCACAGATTAATCAAGATAAAGAACGTGCGAAATATTTATTAGCAGTTGATTTTGAAGATGATGTATCATATAATATATAAAGTCTATTGAACAAAAACAATAGCGACCTTAGTCTTGGTAGGTTGAAACTCCGACGCCTCACTCAGATTAAGGCATATTAACATTAAAGGAGGAAATTGACTTATGGCAATTTCACAAGAACGTAAAAACGAATTAATTAAAGAATACCGTACACATGAAACAGATACGGGTTCACCAGAAGTACAAATCGCAGTATTAACTGCTGAAATCACAGCGTTAAACGACCATTTACGCACACATAAAAAAGACCACCATTCACGTCGTGGTTTATTAAAAATGGTAGGTCGTCGTCGTCACTTACTAAACTACTTACGTGACAAAGACGTTCAACGTTACCGTGAACTTATTAAATCATTAGGTATCCGTCGTTAATTTTAAAGACGAATGTATACGTTATAATTATAAAAAGAAAGGAACCCATTCATTGGTTTCTTTCTTTTTTTACTATCCAATACTTATAATGTAAGATATAATGACTTTATGACTAAAGGAACGACATGTTTAAACAGTAGGAGAGGAGATTCATCATGTCTCAAGAAAAGAAAGTTTTTAAAA contains these protein-coding regions:
- the rpsO gene encoding 30S ribosomal protein S15, translating into MAISQERKNELIKEYRTHETDTGSPEVQIAVLTAEITALNDHLRTHKKDHHSRRGLLKMVGRRRHLLNYLRDKDVQRYRELIKSLGIRR
- a CDS encoding bifunctional riboflavin kinase/FAD synthetase, with protein sequence MQVIEITHPIQKEQYIQEDIAIALGFFDGLHRGHQALFNQLDTVAQSRGLKKAVMTFDPHPSVVLNPKQKRTTYLTPLDDKIALLREQGIDYCLVVNFSSRFAEVPPDRFIQEYLVNNHVQVVVAGFDFTFGKYGKGNMAMLQEYCEEIECITVGKQDLNGEKISTTAIRQALKKGHLAAANEALGYRYQVKGTVVQGEKRGRTIGFPTANIQLSDDYLLPTKGVYAVSLTMGAGHKVYRGVCNVGVKPTFHDDLPQIVIEVNIFDFDEDIYGERVTVTWHHYIRPEMKFDGIDPLVAQINQDKERAKYLLAVDFEDDVSYNI